The following proteins are co-located in the Pedobacter sp. FW305-3-2-15-E-R2A2 genome:
- a CDS encoding class I SAM-dependent methyltransferase, which yields MIEEIRQAYPKAYVAINEATIDSEFSMASEVLTCSLLKTLAGSKPGGDFLELGTGTGLSTSWILDGMDESSSLISIDNDERFLAIARDFLGTDQRLKLECTDGGDWLEKNSDKKFDYIFADTWHGKYLMLDEAIHMLKPGAFYIIDDMLPQDNWPEGHAGKATKLLETLEKREDLLITKQCWATGLVIATKRNRSSG from the coding sequence ATGATAGAAGAAATCAGACAAGCCTACCCAAAGGCCTATGTGGCCATCAATGAAGCAACCATAGATTCGGAATTTTCCATGGCCTCTGAGGTGCTGACTTGCTCCCTGCTTAAAACACTGGCTGGTTCAAAACCAGGCGGTGATTTTCTGGAATTGGGTACTGGAACAGGATTATCTACCTCCTGGATCCTGGATGGGATGGATGAGTCTTCTTCCTTAATTTCTATTGACAATGACGAGCGGTTTTTAGCGATTGCCAGAGATTTTTTAGGTACCGACCAGCGGTTAAAACTGGAATGTACGGATGGAGGAGACTGGCTGGAAAAAAACAGCGATAAGAAATTCGATTATATTTTTGCCGATACCTGGCATGGAAAATACCTGATGCTCGACGAAGCGATCCACATGCTCAAACCGGGTGCATTCTACATTATTGACGATATGTTGCCGCAGGACAATTGGCCGGAGGGGCATGCCGGGAAAGCAACAAAACTTCTGGAAACATTGGAAAAAAGAGAAGACCTGCTGATTACCAAGCAATGCTGGGCAACCGGACTGGTCATTGCAACAAAAAGAAACAGATCCTCAGGTTAA
- a CDS encoding 5'(3')-deoxyribonucleotidase has translation MDKIKKTIGIDMDGVLADIEQQFMDWYENEFGVRVPREERLGVLEPEGFPDKTAIKRYVYTPGFFRTIPVMEGAVAAVIRLMEDYEVYIVSAAMEFPQCLFEKHQWLAEHFPFISWTNIIFCGDKSIIDTDYLIDDHCKNLDFCKGKAIMFDASHNVNQHHHVRVKSWNEVLTLLEKENLIDA, from the coding sequence ATGGATAAGATAAAAAAGACGATTGGAATTGACATGGATGGGGTTCTTGCAGACATAGAACAACAATTCATGGACTGGTACGAAAATGAATTTGGCGTCAGGGTGCCAAGGGAAGAAAGACTTGGTGTTTTAGAACCTGAAGGTTTTCCCGATAAAACAGCCATTAAAAGATATGTATATACGCCTGGTTTCTTCAGGACGATTCCCGTAATGGAAGGCGCAGTGGCAGCGGTGATCAGGTTAATGGAAGATTATGAGGTATACATCGTATCTGCAGCAATGGAATTTCCGCAATGTTTATTCGAAAAACACCAATGGCTGGCAGAACATTTTCCATTCATCAGCTGGACGAATATCATTTTCTGCGGTGACAAGAGCATCATCGATACCGACTACCTGATTGATGATCATTGTAAAAATCTGGACTTCTGCAAAGGGAAAGCAATTATGTTTGATGCTTCACATAATGTGAACCAACATCACCATGTTCGGGTTAAAAGCTGGAACGAAGTACTGACTTTACTGGAAAAAGAAAACTTAATCGACGCTTAA
- a CDS encoding DeoR/GlpR family DNA-binding transcription regulator encodes MIKEERLQLIIEHIRKERKVLLGDLSTLLGVSEDTVRRDIKELSDQGLLKAVRGGAISRSPIPRHFREREHYDVSHKGIIAEKAVKLIKNGQVVLFDSGTSVLAIATLLPLDLQITVITNSFPVASVLEDHPCIEVIFLGGRLNKSSFSTSGFEVIQTIRGIRPDLCFLGICSIDLISGVTGISYEDCQVKKAMVETSKQIIALATVEKLGTTEPYYITSMSDIDTIITDIDPEHESLKAYKDAGIRLE; translated from the coding sequence ATGATAAAGGAAGAACGATTACAACTGATCATAGAACATATCCGCAAAGAGCGAAAAGTTCTATTGGGTGATTTAAGTACGCTATTGGGTGTTTCTGAAGACACTGTTAGACGTGACATTAAGGAGCTATCAGACCAGGGTTTGCTTAAAGCCGTTCGTGGTGGTGCAATTTCCCGCTCTCCGATCCCACGACATTTTCGTGAACGTGAACATTATGATGTGAGCCATAAAGGCATCATTGCAGAAAAGGCAGTCAAGCTGATCAAAAACGGGCAGGTTGTCCTGTTCGATTCCGGGACCTCTGTGCTTGCAATTGCCACACTCCTGCCGCTCGATCTGCAAATTACCGTAATTACCAATAGCTTTCCTGTTGCTTCGGTTCTGGAAGACCATCCCTGCATAGAAGTGATTTTCCTTGGCGGAAGATTAAACAAATCTTCCTTCTCTACTTCTGGTTTTGAAGTGATCCAGACGATCAGAGGCATCCGCCCGGACCTTTGTTTTTTAGGCATTTGTAGTATTGACCTGATCTCCGGTGTTACCGGAATCAGTTACGAAGATTGCCAGGTAAAAAAAGCAATGGTAGAGACATCTAAACAGATTATCGCACTTGCGACGGTAGAAAAACTAGGTACCACTGAACCCTATTACATCACCAGTATGAGTGATATTGATACCATTATCACCGATATTGATCCGGAGCATGAAAGCCTGAAAGCTTATAAAGATGCAGGAATCAGACTGGAATAA
- a CDS encoding NADP-dependent glyceraldehyde-3-phosphate dehydrogenase, which produces MNFNEQLQAIFVEAHQVPEEFKLEEEVHQREYLSNGELRAWDGEVHEVLSPICLKTPEGLKRKVIGTYPLCSEKEAAEALDAAVTAYNNGRGEWPTMSVGDRISCVEKFTGRIIEKKAIVVKLLMWEIGKSYADSVKEFDRTVEYIHATIDALKDLDRQSSRFSIEQGIVAQIRRSPLGVVLCMGPFNYPLNETFTTLIPALIMGNTLLFKPPKHGTLLHYPLLEAFRDCFPKGVVNTIYGRGNKIIPDLMKSGQINVLTLIGSSKVANELKKLHPKVNRLRAILGLDAKNAAIITAKADVQLAVQETVLGALSFNGQRCTALKIIFIHRTLADVFLKELTKAVGQLKFGMPWENGVSLTPLPEPHKPAYLQECIADAVANGATVINEHGGAVNESFVYPAIVYPVNKEMKLYTEEQFGPVIPVVPFDDLEETIDYLIESTHGQQVSIFSNDEEEIAALIDPLVNQVSRVNINCQCQRGPDVFPFTGRKDSAEGTLSVVDALRSFSIRSLVATKLNENNKHLINEIVEGNSSNFLSTRYLF; this is translated from the coding sequence ATGAATTTTAATGAACAGCTCCAGGCCATCTTTGTGGAAGCACATCAGGTTCCGGAGGAATTTAAATTAGAAGAGGAGGTTCACCAGCGGGAATACCTGAGCAATGGTGAACTACGTGCATGGGATGGAGAAGTACATGAAGTGTTGTCGCCAATCTGTCTGAAAACCCCGGAAGGGCTGAAGCGCAAAGTGATTGGGACTTATCCTTTATGTAGTGAAAAGGAAGCGGCCGAAGCATTGGATGCCGCTGTGACTGCTTACAACAATGGAAGAGGCGAATGGCCAACCATGAGTGTCGGCGACAGAATCAGCTGTGTAGAGAAATTTACCGGCCGGATTATAGAGAAGAAAGCAATCGTCGTGAAACTACTGATGTGGGAGATTGGTAAATCTTATGCAGATTCTGTCAAAGAGTTTGACCGGACCGTAGAATACATTCATGCGACGATAGATGCCTTGAAAGACCTGGACCGCCAGTCTTCCAGGTTCAGTATTGAGCAGGGAATCGTGGCGCAGATCAGACGTTCCCCTTTGGGCGTTGTATTGTGTATGGGGCCTTTCAATTACCCGTTGAATGAAACCTTTACGACCCTGATTCCGGCATTGATCATGGGGAATACCTTGCTGTTTAAACCGCCTAAACACGGAACTTTATTACATTATCCTTTGTTGGAAGCCTTTCGGGATTGTTTTCCAAAAGGCGTGGTCAATACGATCTATGGACGGGGGAATAAAATCATTCCTGACCTGATGAAATCTGGTCAGATCAATGTGTTGACTTTAATTGGTTCCAGTAAGGTCGCAAATGAACTGAAAAAATTACATCCAAAAGTAAACCGTCTGAGGGCTATCCTCGGCCTGGATGCCAAGAATGCAGCGATCATTACAGCCAAAGCAGATGTTCAGCTGGCGGTTCAGGAAACCGTGCTGGGCGCTTTGTCCTTTAATGGGCAACGTTGTACAGCATTAAAGATTATTTTTATTCACCGGACACTGGCGGATGTCTTTCTAAAGGAGCTGACGAAGGCAGTCGGGCAACTGAAATTTGGAATGCCCTGGGAAAACGGCGTTTCTTTAACCCCTCTGCCAGAACCACATAAGCCTGCCTATTTGCAGGAATGTATCGCTGATGCCGTCGCAAATGGTGCAACGGTGATCAATGAACATGGGGGAGCAGTGAATGAATCTTTTGTATATCCGGCAATTGTATATCCGGTAAACAAAGAAATGAAGCTGTATACCGAGGAGCAGTTTGGTCCGGTAATTCCGGTGGTTCCTTTCGATGATCTGGAAGAAACGATCGACTACCTGATCGAATCTACTCATGGTCAGCAGGTCAGCATTTTTAGCAATGACGAAGAAGAGATTGCGGCATTAATTGATCCATTAGTGAATCAGGTGAGCCGTGTAAATATCAATTGTCAATGTCAGCGTGGCCCGGATGTGTTTCCGTTCACGGGAAGAAAAGACAGTGCCGAAGGCACTTTATCAGTGGTTGATGCTTTGCGCTCCTTCTCGATCCGTTCCCTGGTGGCAACGAAATTGAATGAAAACAACAAACACCTGATCAATGAAATTGTGGAAGGTAACAGTTCCAATTTCTTAAGTACCAGGTATCTGTTTTAA
- a CDS encoding MFS transporter gives MKETKMGNYRWTICALLFFATTVNYLDRQVLSLLHPMLEKEFNWTNSDYANITAAFQFVYAISMLFAGRFVDRLGTKWGYIIALIIWSIGAIMHAVAVPIGVSAAALISWVGLGMVPVSVIGFILARAVLAFGESANFPAAIKATAEYFPKKERSFATGIFNSGANVGAILAPLTVPWIAKVWGWESAFIIVGAVGFIWLGFWYVFYDKPEKQKRMNAAELAYINSDQQEEAPVAEVAPTEKVAWFKLLGYKQTWAFAFGKFMTDGVWWFFLFWLPSYLKVQYSLTGTDIMMPLTVLYSMTMIGSIGGGWFPMYFIKKGYSPYDGRMRAMFVIALFPLLVLAAQPLGHISFWIPVVLIGIGASAHQAWSANIFTTVSDMFPKKSIASVIGIGGMAGGMGGVVMSKLGGALFDHYKLLGHTQTGYTIMFAICAVAYLLAWVVMKSLVPKYTPITDL, from the coding sequence ATGAAAGAGACTAAAATGGGTAATTACAGATGGACAATCTGTGCATTATTGTTTTTTGCAACGACAGTCAATTACCTTGACCGTCAGGTGTTGAGCCTCCTGCATCCCATGCTGGAGAAAGAATTTAACTGGACCAATAGTGACTATGCCAATATCACAGCGGCATTTCAATTTGTATATGCCATCTCCATGCTCTTTGCAGGAAGGTTTGTAGACCGTTTGGGAACGAAATGGGGATACATCATTGCGCTGATCATCTGGTCTATAGGCGCCATCATGCATGCGGTTGCGGTACCTATCGGCGTAAGTGCAGCAGCACTGATCAGTTGGGTCGGATTAGGAATGGTACCGGTTTCCGTAATCGGCTTTATCCTGGCAAGAGCCGTCCTGGCTTTTGGTGAATCGGCAAATTTTCCGGCAGCCATTAAGGCGACTGCAGAATATTTCCCAAAGAAAGAACGTTCTTTTGCTACCGGAATCTTTAACTCCGGAGCCAATGTTGGCGCCATTTTAGCACCGCTAACAGTGCCATGGATCGCAAAAGTCTGGGGATGGGAATCTGCGTTTATCATTGTAGGTGCAGTTGGCTTTATCTGGCTGGGCTTCTGGTATGTTTTTTATGATAAACCAGAAAAACAAAAACGCATGAACGCAGCTGAACTGGCTTATATCAATAGCGATCAGCAGGAGGAAGCGCCGGTAGCGGAAGTCGCCCCAACTGAAAAGGTAGCCTGGTTTAAATTATTAGGATACAAACAAACCTGGGCATTTGCCTTCGGTAAGTTCATGACCGATGGAGTTTGGTGGTTCTTCCTGTTCTGGCTGCCTTCTTACCTTAAAGTACAGTACAGCTTAACGGGAACAGACATCATGATGCCTTTAACGGTATTGTATAGCATGACGATGATTGGAAGTATTGGCGGGGGATGGTTCCCGATGTACTTCATTAAAAAGGGATATTCGCCTTATGACGGACGCATGCGTGCCATGTTTGTCATTGCCTTATTTCCATTATTGGTATTGGCGGCACAGCCTCTGGGGCACATTAGCTTCTGGATCCCTGTGGTCCTGATTGGAATTGGTGCTTCTGCACACCAGGCATGGTCAGCAAATATTTTCACCACTGTTTCCGATATGTTTCCTAAAAAAAGCATCGCTTCGGTAATCGGAATTGGTGGTATGGCCGGCGGTATGGGCGGCGTGGTGATGTCGAAATTAGGCGGCGCCCTGTTTGACCATTACAAGCTGTTAGGACATACACAGACAGGCTATACCATTATGTTTGCGATTTGTGCGGTGGCTTATTTACTGGCCTGGGTAGTGATGAAATCACTGGTTCCAAAATACACACCGATCACTGATTTATAA
- a CDS encoding bifunctional 4-hydroxy-2-oxoglutarate aldolase/2-dehydro-3-deoxy-phosphogluconate aldolase: MKTKESSLKAITDQGILPLFYFEDAQVSLDIIRTLYKAGIRVLEYTNRGPAALANFSMLIETLKTEMQDLYLGIGTIKTVKEAEDFIAVGAHFIVCPIVNPEVGELVHSKGLLWIPGCFTPTEINTAHQLKAGLIKLFPANILGPSYMSAIKDLFPGQLFIPTGGVEIEQRNISDWFKSGVCAVGMGSKLISKEILENKNYNELDTLTRKTIDLVKSGR, from the coding sequence ATGAAAACAAAAGAAAGTTCTTTAAAAGCCATCACAGATCAGGGAATCCTTCCATTATTTTATTTTGAAGATGCTCAGGTGAGTCTGGATATTATCAGGACATTATATAAAGCGGGAATCAGAGTGTTGGAATATACCAATCGTGGTCCTGCAGCTCTGGCGAATTTCAGTATGCTGATAGAGACACTTAAAACGGAAATGCAAGACCTTTACCTGGGAATAGGCACGATAAAAACAGTTAAAGAAGCAGAAGATTTTATCGCCGTTGGCGCCCATTTTATCGTTTGCCCAATCGTAAATCCTGAAGTAGGCGAACTGGTTCATTCCAAAGGTTTACTCTGGATTCCGGGATGTTTTACGCCTACAGAGATCAATACTGCCCATCAGCTCAAAGCCGGATTGATCAAATTGTTTCCTGCAAACATTCTTGGCCCATCTTATATGTCGGCGATTAAAGATCTTTTTCCAGGTCAGTTGTTCATCCCGACAGGTGGAGTGGAGATTGAGCAGCGCAACATCAGCGACTGGTTTAAATCGGGCGTTTGTGCAGTTGGCATGGGCAGCAAGCTGATCAGTAAAGAAATATTAGAAAACAAAAATTATAACGAATTAGACACCTTAACCAGAAAGACAATTGATCTGGTAAAATCGGGCAGATAA